The Listeria cossartiae subsp. cossartiae genome includes the window CTAAAATTGATCGACACATTTCCTCTTCTTCATTAATATAAGTCATCATTGTTGGTTTCATTTTAAACTTCTCCATTCGTTACTGTTTCTGCTTCAACGTCCCCAGCAGCTTTTTGTTCTAAAACATATGCGCGGTTAGCTACAAGTACAAATGGAAGGTAAATCAGCGTTCCAACGACGATAATAGCGATTTGCAAGATGGAAGCACGAATGTCTCCACCTGTTGCAAGATAACCTGAAAGTACTGGTGGTGTTACCCAAGGAATCAAGATGTACGTTTGGCTAATCCAGCCCCATGAAGTTGCAAAGTATGCCATTGCAGTGGAAGCAAGTGGCGCAATAACTAACGGAATACCGTAAATTGGGTTGAATACAACTGGCAAACCAAACATAAGTGGCTCGCTGACGTTGAAAATACTAGGAATTAAGCCGAATTTTGTAACCATACGATGATCCGGTCGTTTAGAAGCTATGAAAATCGCGATAACTAAACAGATAATTGTTCCGCCACCGCCCATGTATACGAAAGCATCTAAAAACGGTTGTGTAACAATGTTTGGTAAAGCTGTTCCGGCATTCACTGCATCAATATTTTGTTGCAAGGAAGTTAAAAGTACTGGTCCGGAAATTGCGCCTAGTACGAACGCGCCGTGAATACCAAATACCCATAAGAATCCCGCTAAGAACACATAAAGTAGAATCCCTGGTAGCGTTTGGAAACCACCAACTAAAGGAATTTGCAATACTTTTACGATAATTTCTGGGATACTCATTGATACGAAACTAACTACAAGCACTTCAATAATGGCTAAAATACTTAAAACTAAGAAAGATGGAATTAAAATGTTAAATGATTTCGCAATTGCTGGAGGTACACTTTCTGGCATGGAAATCTTTAATTTTTTACTTTTTGAGAATTTCGCAAGCATTGTGATACTAACTAAAGATGCAATAATCGCAAGGAACATCCCTGTTGAGCTTGTCATTTCTTGAGTTAAGACACCGCCAGCCTCAAAAGCCTTGCCGTCAACCGACATTAAATGAGAAGATGCTGGGATTAAAACAACATAAGCTGCAACTGCAACCATCCCTTCCGTGCGCCCTTCCATTCCGTATGATTTAGCTAAAAAGTTCCCAATTAAAAACGCTGCTAAAATCGCCATGATACCAAGTGTCGCGTTGTAAACTTGCACACCAACACCTAAATAATTTTCCACATTTGGAATGAATTTAAGCAGACCGTTTTGTGGTTGAAGCAAAACATTATTTACAAGTAAGAAAAATGCTGCAATGATCGTAATCGGAATCATTGCTGCAAAGCCATCACGAATTGCCATGATATGCTTTTGCGATGAAATTTTTTGGGCAAAAATTGATAATCCTTCAATAAATCGACTAGATAAAGTTCTCTCTGAATTCATTTTTTTGTCCTCCTATGACTTTCCTGTTATTTTGTTTAAATCTGCTACAATCGACATCCATTTGCCGGCATTCCCGACCCAAACTTCCTTATATGTTGCATTATTAAACTCCGGCCAGTATGGTTCATCTTCATTTCTAAAAGTTTCCATTCCGACTGGTATTTCCCCTGTGATTTCGCCGTTCAGCACGCTGTATTGCTGCGCGTAACGGTATCCTTCGCCGTGCATCATTGATTGTCCAAATGGGTTCATTCCAATCACCCACTGCAATTGACCTTCCGCAATATCCAGAAGCGCCTTATCTTGCAAAATTTTCCCAGCAATCGATGCCGCTTTTCCAGCTGAAAGTAAAATGGCATTATTTCCTCTAAACGAGAACCAAATTGGGAATTTCCGCAACGCTACTTCATCGTTTATTTTGATGCCTTGCTCAAATTGCAATTGGTATTCTTCTATTGCTCGTTCATCAATGAGTAAATGCTGCAAGTGGAAACTCGCTTCGTCTAAATACTCGTCTTTTTTGTAAAGCCCGGCTGGAATGAGCGGATACGGTTTAGTGAATCGCGTTACTTTTTTCAAATAGTCGCCATACATTTCAACCGCTTGCAGCCAAGTTTGTTTTCTGGCGTGAGCTGGTTGCGTTTCAAGGACTGCCTCAAGTGCCATTAAATAAAGATGTTCGCGCGCTTGATGATTAAAATGTTGAATAACATTGTGCGTCTTATCGCGGTAGAAAAAACCTTTGTAAAGATCACCCGTCTCGCTGTCTTTAATCCCCGTTTTTTCCTGAGCCTCTAGCATCAAATCTAACCATTCGAGCGCTTTTTCAGCATAAATTTCTTTATTTGTCAGTTGGTAAACCATCGAAGCCGCCCAAGAAGCAGTCGCATAATATAAGCTTTCTGAAGTTTGATACGTATGCTCCCAGAAAATCGGTTTTTGACCTGTTCCGTGTTTTTCTAATTCTGCTATTGCAAAAAGTAAATCCTCTTCTGCAATTCTTAGTAAATGATTCTGCATAGTTGCGTTATCAGTAATTTGGCTGCCAATATAGGCTTCAATCCCTGCGCAATAAAAATTCTCATACGCTTGATTATGAACGCGCGCAATCGCGTCATCCATGCCACCAACAAGACCATCTGTCCATCTCGTCATACCAGCACTAGTCGCCCTAAAACCATCCCCAAAGCGAGTTTTCAAAATAAAATCCAGTCCCCACTCGCCTTCTTCTAAAAGACGCATCCGTAACGTTTCATCTTTTTCAGATAAACTTGCCGCCATTTCGTATAAAGCCATCGTTACTTCCGCGGTTTGAATGAGCTGCTGCGAAACATCCCCCGCGTCATGCCAACCACCATTAAATGACAGCTGTTTCCCATCATGTTCAGCGATAATATCCGCATGACAAGTCGTATGTTTTCCAAAAACCGGAGAGCCACAACGTTCGCAGAAAATAAAATTGAGTGATTTCCAGATAGAAGATTCCCAAATCACTTCGGAAGTCCCAATTTGGAATATTTCCGACTGCATATCAGCAAATTTCAAGTAATATTCGCCAACTGTTTGTAAATCAGAAAAATCAAGAATAATGAAATTGCCAGTTTCCGTCGTATTTTGGTAACTTTTTCCAGTGAAAACAACTTTTTCTGTTTCTTTTTCGTGAATCGTAAAGGAAGTCGCTGCAATTTTATTTGAGCAAAACGCCACTTTTGGCATATCTTTGGAATAACCATTATGGGAATAAATCAGCGTATTATCTTGCGGCACCCAGCCTTTCGAGATTTCCGGCTCACTGATTTGCTCTAATTTAATTTCATTAATAAATAATTCCATCGTTCCAGCAGTCAGACGCTCTGGGCCATTCAAGTAATAACTAAAACTAATTTCCGTCATGCTATCGCGCGGCAAACCTTCAATTTCAAAAATGACATCATTCCATTCATGATTGATTAAATTCACGCCATGAACGCCCTCGCGACCATATATATCAGGCACTTTCACGGTTCCATCATTTTTAAAACTAATCATTAGATACGGATTCGTTACTCCAGGAAAATCAGGCAAAACTTGAATTCGCACGCGGTTAAAGTCGCTCCAGTCCTCATTTCCGAGTGGCGCAGATATGGTAACGTTACCAAAATTGGTGTAGTCACCGTCATCCGGTGCACCAGCGGGCCAGTGTGGCATAACGACTGGTGAAGCAAGCTTAATCTCCCCTTGTTCTGAAATAGTAAAATCTCCTGCCCCTTGATGTGTAAAATCCAAGGAAACTTGTTGTTCCACGCTAAATAGTGTTCTACTTGATAAGACTTGTTTCCTTTTCGCTAATGTTTCTAGCGCATGTTCTGTTTCAATAGGAAGTGGCCGATGAATAATACCAGTTTGCGCAATTTGTCGTTTCATACTTGGCTTCATTCTTTTCCTCCTTCATCTCCTAGTTTCATCCCAATAACCGCCGCGCCAATTAAGCCAACTTTATCTTTCTCGAGCTTAGAGCGAACAACGCCTTTTGTAACGAAACGAATTGTATTACTTTGAAGATTGTCCATAATCTTTTGGAAAAAATGCTCATTTCTTGTCACGCCACCACCAAGGATCACACATTCTGGATCTGTTGTACGAACCAGATTCATAATCAGATTGGCTAATTGAAGCGTCGCATTATCAACAATTTTCTCCGCCAGTTCATCTTTTTGTTCTGCTGCATGAAGAACCATTTTCCCAGTTAGTTCTGCTGGGTTTTCGGCAAGTACGGACGCCGGGTAATTATTCATATGTCTAAGCGCTTCTTCTTTTATCCCAAGACCAGAAGCAAGTCGTTCCACGCAACCACGTCTACCGCAGCCACAAGCCACATCGCTATGAATGTCAATCACCGCGTGGCCAATTTCACCAGCGTTAAAGTGCCCGCCTTGCGTAATGCGCCCGTCCACTACAAAGCCAGCAGCAAGACCAGTACCAACATTTAAATAAATAAAATCGTTCGTTTCTCGTCCCCAGCCAAATTGTTTTTCAGCCATTGTTGCGCAAACGACATCATTGCCAAGGCTGACAGGTAATCCCGTTTTCACTTCTAAAATTTCCGCAAGTGGGGTTGGATTTGTTTTTCCCGGTTCAATTTCTAACCAGATGCCTGACTTATAATCTACTCGCCCAACAAGACCAACGCCAATGCCGATTTGTTTTTCGGCGACGAAACCGATATTTTGCGTATAATCATCTAACGCATTCAGCAAAACTTCTACTGCTTTAGTTTGGTTCTCTGTGTTGCTTGAGTAGCTTTTGGAATTTAGCACCTCCCCGTCTCTCGTTACTTCACCTATTAAAATTTTAGTGCCACCTAGATCAATGCCGATGACAGATTCTCGAATGTTCAACTATTCCACCTCATTTTTGGTAACGTTACCAAATTAAACCATTTGTTGATAGCGCTTTCTAACATAGAATAACTGGATATTTTTAATATGTCAACCCTTTTTCGAACATTTTTGATAACGTTACCAAATTACGCTTGTTATTTCCCGGTAAATAAGCTACACTTGAAATAGTTAAAAATGCTTATGAGGTGAACATTCCTAAT containing:
- a CDS encoding PTS sugar transporter subunit IIC; translated protein: MNSERTLSSRFIEGLSIFAQKISSQKHIMAIRDGFAAMIPITIIAAFFLLVNNVLLQPQNGLLKFIPNVENYLGVGVQVYNATLGIMAILAAFLIGNFLAKSYGMEGRTEGMVAVAAYVVLIPASSHLMSVDGKAFEAGGVLTQEMTSSTGMFLAIIASLVSITMLAKFSKSKKLKISMPESVPPAIAKSFNILIPSFLVLSILAIIEVLVVSFVSMSIPEIIVKVLQIPLVGGFQTLPGILLYVFLAGFLWVFGIHGAFVLGAISGPVLLTSLQQNIDAVNAGTALPNIVTQPFLDAFVYMGGGGTIICLVIAIFIASKRPDHRMVTKFGLIPSIFNVSEPLMFGLPVVFNPIYGIPLVIAPLASTAMAYFATSWGWISQTYILIPWVTPPVLSGYLATGGDIRASILQIAIIVVGTLIYLPFVLVANRAYVLEQKAAGDVEAETVTNGEV
- a CDS encoding ROK family protein, with protein sequence MNIRESVIGIDLGGTKILIGEVTRDGEVLNSKSYSSNTENQTKAVEVLLNALDDYTQNIGFVAEKQIGIGVGLVGRVDYKSGIWLEIEPGKTNPTPLAEILEVKTGLPVSLGNDVVCATMAEKQFGWGRETNDFIYLNVGTGLAAGFVVDGRITQGGHFNAGEIGHAVIDIHSDVACGCGRRGCVERLASGLGIKEEALRHMNNYPASVLAENPAELTGKMVLHAAEQKDELAEKIVDNATLQLANLIMNLVRTTDPECVILGGGVTRNEHFFQKIMDNLQSNTIRFVTKGVVRSKLEKDKVGLIGAAVIGMKLGDEGGKE
- a CDS encoding glycoside hydrolase family 9 protein, whose product is MKPSMKRQIAQTGIIHRPLPIETEHALETLAKRKQVLSSRTLFSVEQQVSLDFTHQGAGDFTISEQGEIKLASPVVMPHWPAGAPDDGDYTNFGNVTISAPLGNEDWSDFNRVRIQVLPDFPGVTNPYLMISFKNDGTVKVPDIYGREGVHGVNLINHEWNDVIFEIEGLPRDSMTEISFSYYLNGPERLTAGTMELFINEIKLEQISEPEISKGWVPQDNTLIYSHNGYSKDMPKVAFCSNKIAATSFTIHEKETEKVVFTGKSYQNTTETGNFIILDFSDLQTVGEYYLKFADMQSEIFQIGTSEVIWESSIWKSLNFIFCERCGSPVFGKHTTCHADIIAEHDGKQLSFNGGWHDAGDVSQQLIQTAEVTMALYEMAASLSEKDETLRMRLLEEGEWGLDFILKTRFGDGFRATSAGMTRWTDGLVGGMDDAIARVHNQAYENFYCAGIEAYIGSQITDNATMQNHLLRIAEEDLLFAIAELEKHGTGQKPIFWEHTYQTSESLYYATASWAASMVYQLTNKEIYAEKALEWLDLMLEAQEKTGIKDSETGDLYKGFFYRDKTHNVIQHFNHQAREHLYLMALEAVLETQPAHARKQTWLQAVEMYGDYLKKVTRFTKPYPLIPAGLYKKDEYLDEASFHLQHLLIDERAIEEYQLQFEQGIKINDEVALRKFPIWFSFRGNNAILLSAGKAASIAGKILQDKALLDIAEGQLQWVIGMNPFGQSMMHGEGYRYAQQYSVLNGEITGEIPVGMETFRNEDEPYWPEFNNATYKEVWVGNAGKWMSIVADLNKITGKS